One region of Oryzias latipes chromosome 6, ASM223467v1 genomic DNA includes:
- the arsa gene encoding arylsulfatase A, which produces MNLIRLTSCLSSLLCVISASPPNFVLLFADDLGFGDLGCFGHPSSLTPNLDRLAAGGLRFTDFYCTSPVCSPSRASLLTGRYQTRSGVYPGVLYPGSIGGLPLNETTIAEVLKPLGYATAAMGKWHLGLGANGTFLPTRQGFDQYLGIPYSHDMGPCHNLTCFPPDVKCFGFCDLGTVTVPLMHNEVIKQQPVDFLDLERAYSDFATNFIASSASKKQPFFLYYPSHHTHYPQYAGPGAAGHSLRGPFGDALMEMDNTIGNLMATLEQTGVINNTLVFFTSDNGPELMRRARGGSAGLLKCGKGTTYEGGMREPGIAYWPGTIKPGVTHEMASTLDILPTFAALAGAKLPPVMLDGVDMMDILFNQGKSKREAMMFYPVDPTEQYGLFAIRFGKYKAHFYTQGATHSSSTPDPDCPAIATLKPHDPPLIFDLEDDPSENYPLSLKDHPHVQAVLEEIMKVKADFEATMVFGQSQVSKGTDPALEPCCNPECSPQPSCCHC; this is translated from the exons ATGAATCTTATTCGCCTTACTTCTTGTCTGTCATCCCTGCTTTGCGTCATCTCAGCTTCCCCGCCGAATTTCGTCCTCCTGTTCGCAGATGATTTGGGTTTCGGTGACCTGGGCTGTTTTGGACATCCAAGTTCCCTCACTCCGAACCTGGACCGGCTGGCAGCAGGTGGACTCCGCTTCACGGATTTTTACTGCACCAGCCCAGTGTGCAGCCCGTCCAG GGCGTCGCTGCTGACAGGTCGCTATCAGACACGCTCAGGTGTCTACCCAGGTGTGCTGTACCCAGGCTCCATCGGAGGTCTGCCTCTGAATGAGACCACCATAGCTGAGGTGTTGAAGCCTCTGGGCTATGCTACCGCCGCCATGGGGAAGTGGCATTTGGGACTCGGAGCCAACGGGACATTTCTTCCAACCAGACAGGGATTCGACCAGTACCTGGGGATCCCATACTCTCATGACATG GGGCCCTGCCACAACCTGACTTGTTTCCCACCAGACGTCAAGTGTTTTGGATTCTGTGACCTCGGAACAGTGACCGTCCCACTAATGCACAACGAGGTCATTAAACAGCAACCTGTCGATTTCCTGGATCTGGAAAGAGCTTACAGCGACTTTGCTACCAATTTCATAGCCTCATCAGCAAGTAAAAAACAGCCTTTCTTCCTCTACTACCCTTCCCAT CACACCCACTACCCACAGTATGCAGGTCCTGGGGCGGCCGGTCACTCTTTAAGGGGACCATTTGGAGATGCTCTGATGGAGATGGACAACACAATAGGAAACCTGATGGCAACCCTGGAACAGACCGGAGTTATCAACAACACGCTTGTCTTCTTTACGTCCGACAACGG gccTGAACTGATGCGCAGAGCCCGTGGAGGTAGCGCCGGCCTCCTGAAATGTGGTAAAGGTACCACGTATGAAGGGGGCATGAGAGAGCCAGGCATTGCATACTGGCCAGGAACCATCAAACCAG GTGTGACTCATGAAATGGCCAGCACTCTGGACATTCTTCCCACGTTTGCAGCCCTGGCCGGAGCCAAGCTTCCACCTGTGATGCTGGATGGTGTTGACATGATGGACATCCTGTTCAACCAAGGAAAG agtaaaaggGAGGCAATGATGTTCTACCCTGTGGATCCTACTGAGCAGTATGGACTTTTTGCTATCCGATTTGGAAAGTACAAGGCTCACTTCTACACACAAG GTGCTACCCACAGCAGCTCAACCCCAGACCCAGACTGCCCAGCGATTGCCACCTTAAAGCCTCATGACCCTCCTCTTATTTTCGACCTGGAGGACGACCCCTCTGAGAATTACCCGCTCTCGCTGAAGGACCATCCGCATGTCCAAGCCGTGCTGGAGGAGATCATGAAAGTGAAGGCAGACTTTGAAGCCACTATGGTGTTTGGTCAGAGCCAGGTATCGAAGGGAACAGATCCGGCCCTGGAGCCGTGCTGCAACCCTGAGTGCAGCCCCCAACCCAGCTGCTGCCACTGCTAA